One Papaver somniferum cultivar HN1 chromosome 10, ASM357369v1, whole genome shotgun sequence genomic window carries:
- the LOC113315840 gene encoding uncharacterized protein LOC113315840, which translates to MEGEQSTNASIPTRQSTSISLDTASYRDPFFFHPSDNPNVVLCNPPLNDDNFASWKIGMMRDLRVKNKIGFIDGSISKPTDPAKLAEWMRADGLVIGWIHAAILPSIKDSASYAPTAYLLWKDLENRHVESYAPNLYQLKQQLTSIKQDGSSVMFFMVDFLLFGMKWML; encoded by the coding sequence ATGGAAGGAGAACAAAGTACTAATGCTTCAATCCCTACTAGGCAGTCAACTTCAATTTCTTTGGATACTGCTTCTTATCGTGATCCATTTTTTTTCCATCCATCGGACAACCCCAATGTTGTTCTTTGTAACCCTCCATTAAACGATGATAACTTTGCATCGTGGAAGATAGGAATGATGAGAGATTTGCGTGTGAAGAACAAGATTGGTTTTATTGATGGATCTATTTCCAAACCAACTGATCCGGCCAAACTCGCAGAGTGGATGCGGGCAGATGGTCTTGTCATTGGTTGGATTCATGCTGCTATTCTTCCTAGCATTAAAGATAGTGCTTCTTATGCTCCTACTGCTTATCTTCTCTGGAAAGATCTCGAGAACAGGCATGTTGAATCTTATGCTCCAAACCTATATCAATTGAAACAACAACTTACCTCTATTAAGCAGGATGGTTCTTCTGTGATGTTTTTTATGGTCGACTTCTTGCTATTTGGGATGAAATGGATGCTATAA